The following proteins are encoded in a genomic region of Rhodopirellula islandica:
- a CDS encoding CCA tRNA nucleotidyltransferase: MPDFPTEILNSPAAAEAVRIITELKNAGFEAVLAGGCVRDALLGRTPKDFDVATDATPDSVRDVFGKRNTLAFGESFGVIGVLPPRPETTEHPASNAKESAGKLMPTEVATFRADGSYSDGRRPDSVTYGDAEADALRRDFTINGMFYDVFESRIIDHVGGVDDLAKGHLRTIGKAIQRFEEDKLRMLRAVRFATTLGFSIEHKTFAAIQNHASDISVVSGERIGAEMRRVMTAPAVDFGLETLVDTGLSLHIWPQLQTMNWTEFSTAIQAAKRPSFEVAMAIALFHLPGDSMHTLRLIFDDWKLSVAERRAIEAALTHAETITQCDGLAWSKLQPILVDADAPTIVGTARALAPKSRGVARAGRALSGAPNELDPPPLVTGADLISSGMRPGPEFKAILQSIRDDQLDGKLNSREEALKRIPTGDE; this comes from the coding sequence ATGCCTGACTTCCCGACTGAAATCCTGAATTCGCCCGCTGCCGCCGAAGCGGTTCGCATCATCACCGAACTGAAGAACGCTGGCTTTGAGGCTGTTCTGGCGGGGGGCTGCGTTCGTGACGCGCTGCTCGGCCGCACACCCAAGGACTTCGACGTCGCCACCGATGCAACTCCCGATTCCGTCCGCGATGTGTTTGGAAAACGCAACACGCTGGCGTTTGGGGAATCCTTCGGCGTGATCGGCGTGCTGCCACCACGCCCCGAAACGACCGAACACCCGGCCAGCAACGCCAAGGAATCCGCCGGCAAATTGATGCCGACCGAAGTGGCCACCTTCCGCGCCGACGGAAGCTACTCCGATGGCCGTCGCCCCGACAGCGTCACTTACGGCGATGCCGAAGCCGATGCACTGCGCCGCGACTTCACCATCAACGGGATGTTCTACGACGTTTTTGAATCACGAATCATCGACCACGTCGGCGGAGTCGATGACCTCGCCAAAGGACACCTGCGAACGATCGGCAAGGCGATTCAGCGTTTCGAAGAAGACAAACTGCGGATGCTCCGGGCCGTCCGGTTCGCGACCACACTCGGGTTTTCGATCGAACACAAAACCTTTGCCGCCATCCAAAATCACGCCAGCGATATCAGCGTGGTCAGCGGCGAACGCATCGGAGCCGAGATGCGCCGCGTGATGACCGCCCCCGCGGTCGACTTTGGTTTGGAAACCCTGGTCGACACCGGATTGTCGCTTCATATCTGGCCGCAACTGCAAACCATGAACTGGACCGAATTTTCAACCGCGATCCAGGCCGCCAAACGACCTTCCTTCGAAGTCGCGATGGCAATCGCCTTGTTTCACCTGCCCGGCGATTCGATGCACACCCTGCGATTGATCTTCGACGACTGGAAACTCTCCGTCGCGGAACGCCGCGCGATCGAAGCCGCCCTGACTCACGCGGAAACGATCACTCAGTGCGACGGACTGGCTTGGTCCAAGTTGCAGCCAATCCTGGTCGATGCCGATGCACCAACGATCGTGGGCACCGCGCGGGCCCTGGCGCCGAAATCTCGCGGTGTCGCCCGAGCCGGCCGAGCTTTGTCGGGCGCCCCCAACGAACTCGATCCGCCACCCTTGGTCACCGGAGCCGACTTGATCTCGAGCGGCATGCGTCCTGGCCCAGAATTCAAAGCCATCCTGCAATCCATTCGCGACGATCAACTCGACGGCAAACTCAACTCGCGAGAAGAAGCCCTGAAACGAATCCCGACGGGTGACGAGTGA
- the ppdK gene encoding pyruvate, phosphate dikinase — MAKKDKMVYYFGKTKTEGKGGSKAILGGKGLNLAEMTSIGLPVPPGFTITTEVCDGYYKAGKKLPKGLMDEIQDAVKILEKELGKNFGDNENPLLVSVRSGAAVSMPGMMNTILNLGLNDEATEGLAKATKNERFAFDAYRRLINMYGDVVMGLHHEQFEAAFDKVKKKHNVTEDTEVPAEGLRELCDAYKAVYKKGTGEDFPQDPIKQLQLAIEAVFGSWNADRAISYRRIESAKGNTEINDLIGTAVNVQAMVYGNMGDDSGTGVGFTRDPNTGQNKFYGEFLINAQGEDVVAGIRTPQPVAEMTKWDKAAHKELMEIKKKLEDHYTDMQDIEFTIERGKLFMLQTRNGKRNGIAAVKIACDMVKEGLITEKDAVLRVPASDLTHCLLPSFKPTARNAADVLCRGLNASPGAAVGKLAFTATDARERFEAGENVILVRRETSPEDVEGMSAAVGILTSTGGATSHAAVVARGWGKCCVAGASEVEINEKAKTITVGGRKFTAKDTISLDGTTGEVMAGEVETQEPKLSGDFAKLMKWADQYRRLSIRTNADSPADSKRARDFGAEGIGLCRTEHMFFEADRIIHMRAMILAENEDARRAALKKLLPFQRKDFEGIFKAMKGCPVTVRLLDPPLHEFLPHEPAAQKQMAEELGVKLGEIKKRGAALHESNPMLGHRGCRLSVTYPEILEMQVQAIVEAAISCAKKNIDAQPEIMIPLVGTAAELRILREKVEETIEATKAAKKFEGDLSILIGTMIEIPRACLTANEVAEYADFFSFGTNDLTQMTFGYSRDDVGGFLPDYIEHKIVPVDPFQSLDTSGVGQLVEMGVAKGRSVKKKLKVGICGEHGGDPASIEFCNAVGLDYVSCSPFRVPIARLAAAQAALKA, encoded by the coding sequence ATGGCAAAAAAAGACAAGATGGTTTACTACTTCGGCAAAACGAAGACCGAAGGAAAAGGCGGAAGCAAAGCCATCCTGGGCGGTAAAGGCCTGAACTTGGCCGAAATGACTTCCATCGGACTGCCGGTCCCTCCCGGGTTCACGATCACCACTGAAGTTTGCGACGGCTACTACAAAGCTGGCAAGAAGCTTCCCAAGGGATTGATGGACGAAATTCAGGACGCCGTCAAAATCCTGGAAAAGGAACTCGGCAAGAACTTCGGCGACAACGAAAACCCGTTGCTCGTCAGCGTCCGTTCTGGTGCAGCCGTCTCGATGCCCGGGATGATGAACACCATTTTGAACCTCGGACTGAATGACGAAGCGACCGAAGGTTTGGCCAAAGCGACCAAGAACGAGCGTTTCGCTTTCGACGCTTACCGCCGCTTGATCAACATGTACGGCGACGTCGTGATGGGCCTGCATCACGAGCAGTTCGAAGCTGCGTTTGACAAGGTCAAGAAAAAACACAACGTCACCGAAGACACCGAAGTTCCTGCCGAAGGTTTGCGTGAACTTTGCGATGCTTACAAAGCGGTCTACAAGAAGGGCACCGGCGAAGACTTCCCTCAAGACCCGATCAAGCAACTTCAGTTGGCCATCGAAGCCGTCTTCGGTTCCTGGAACGCTGACCGTGCGATCAGCTATCGCCGCATCGAATCGGCCAAGGGCAACACCGAGATCAACGACTTGATCGGCACCGCCGTGAACGTCCAGGCCATGGTTTATGGCAACATGGGCGACGACTCGGGAACGGGTGTCGGTTTCACTCGTGACCCCAACACCGGGCAGAACAAGTTCTACGGCGAATTCCTGATCAACGCTCAGGGCGAAGACGTTGTGGCTGGTATCCGGACACCACAGCCGGTCGCCGAAATGACCAAGTGGGACAAAGCGGCTCACAAAGAGCTGATGGAAATCAAGAAGAAACTGGAAGACCACTACACCGACATGCAGGACATCGAGTTCACGATTGAGCGTGGCAAGTTGTTCATGCTGCAAACTCGGAACGGAAAGCGAAACGGCATCGCGGCTGTGAAGATCGCTTGCGACATGGTCAAAGAAGGTTTGATCACCGAGAAGGACGCCGTTCTTCGCGTTCCTGCTTCGGACTTGACTCACTGCTTGTTGCCTTCGTTCAAACCCACCGCTCGCAACGCCGCCGACGTGTTGTGCCGTGGTTTGAATGCGTCGCCAGGCGCTGCGGTTGGCAAGTTGGCCTTCACCGCGACCGATGCTCGCGAACGTTTCGAAGCTGGCGAAAACGTCATCTTGGTTCGTCGCGAAACCAGCCCAGAAGACGTTGAAGGTATGTCCGCTGCCGTTGGTATTTTGACCAGCACCGGTGGAGCAACCAGCCACGCTGCTGTGGTTGCTCGTGGTTGGGGCAAGTGCTGCGTCGCGGGTGCCAGCGAAGTGGAAATCAACGAAAAAGCCAAGACGATCACCGTCGGCGGACGCAAATTCACTGCCAAGGACACGATCAGCCTCGACGGCACGACCGGCGAAGTGATGGCGGGCGAAGTCGAAACCCAAGAGCCCAAGTTGTCTGGCGATTTCGCCAAGTTGATGAAGTGGGCTGATCAATACCGTCGCCTTTCGATCCGCACCAACGCGGATTCACCTGCCGACAGCAAGCGTGCCCGTGACTTCGGTGCCGAAGGCATCGGACTGTGCCGCACCGAGCACATGTTCTTCGAAGCTGATCGCATCATTCACATGCGTGCCATGATCTTGGCCGAAAACGAAGATGCTCGTCGTGCTGCCCTGAAGAAGTTGTTGCCGTTCCAACGCAAAGACTTCGAAGGCATCTTCAAAGCCATGAAGGGTTGCCCCGTGACCGTGCGGTTGCTGGATCCACCATTGCACGAGTTCTTGCCACACGAACCAGCCGCTCAAAAGCAAATGGCCGAAGAGTTGGGCGTCAAGTTGGGCGAGATCAAAAAGCGTGGTGCGGCTCTTCACGAGTCCAACCCAATGCTCGGCCACCGTGGTTGCCGTCTCAGCGTGACTTACCCCGAAATCTTGGAAATGCAGGTCCAGGCAATCGTCGAAGCAGCGATCAGCTGTGCCAAGAAGAACATCGACGCTCAGCCCGAGATCATGATCCCGTTGGTCGGCACCGCTGCTGAACTTCGTATCTTGCGTGAAAAGGTGGAAGAAACGATCGAAGCAACCAAGGCCGCCAAGAAGTTCGAAGGCGACCTGAGCATCTTGATCGGGACCATGATCGAAATTCCTCGTGCTTGTTTGACCGCCAACGAAGTGGCTGAGTACGCTGATTTCTTCAGCTTCGGCACCAATGACTTGACGCAAATGACGTTCGGTTATTCCCGCGATGACGTCGGCGGATTCTTGCCCGATTACATCGAGCACAAAATCGTTCCCGTCGACCCCTTCCAGTCGCTGGACACCAGCGGTGTGGGACAGCTCGTCGAAATGGGCGTCGCCAAGGGCCGTAGCGTCAAGAAGAAACTCAAGGTTGGTATCTGTGGCGAGCATGGTGGTGACCCCGCCTCGATCGAGTTCTGCAACGCAGTTGGACTGGACTACGTTTCGTGCAGCCCCTTCCGCGTGCCAATCGCACGTTTGGCCGCTGCTCAAGCTGCACTGAAGGCGTAG
- a CDS encoding glycosyltransferase, translated as MPRRRVLLMASSMRGGGSELQTAMLARHLDRERFDVHLYLTEAVGDLLNTIPDDVVVHHPPESFPPRVLDWIPGGMLKRQAEWFRDLVERTQVDVIYDRTFHMTLIAGHPLVQRGSSVDRPRVSTIVSPPEVALPLVEKRFVRLKRRRLALAYRRSAVVIAVSDVARQSAIQYYGLPESLVQTIRNPVDADAIQSRRDNSEIPDRDSGDALKLVVVGRMTEEKGHATLLDAIERLMRDWPAPLPTLHFRLIGDGPLRAGLESRWKDMVLAAGPKDTIHRVEFAGAIQPASTEIAAADGLVLPSHFEGLPNVVLEAFVLGTPVVATRAGGTVELQGSADVPTCHWAVPKDPASLAGAIREFAGQAEQRRLHAVNANRFVLVNHDLRATVDRISDLLMSAGK; from the coding sequence ATGCCACGCCGCCGAGTCCTTTTGATGGCCAGTTCGATGCGTGGCGGCGGAAGCGAACTGCAAACCGCGATGCTGGCTCGGCATCTGGATCGCGAACGGTTCGACGTGCATTTGTATTTGACAGAGGCGGTTGGCGATCTGCTGAACACCATTCCAGATGATGTGGTTGTTCATCATCCGCCGGAGTCATTTCCGCCACGAGTGCTGGACTGGATTCCCGGTGGGATGCTGAAACGACAAGCCGAATGGTTTCGCGATCTGGTGGAGCGGACACAGGTCGATGTGATCTACGACCGAACCTTTCACATGACGCTGATCGCCGGTCATCCTCTTGTTCAGCGTGGTTCGTCAGTGGATCGTCCGCGGGTGTCGACGATTGTCAGTCCGCCCGAGGTGGCGTTGCCATTGGTCGAAAAGCGATTCGTGAGGCTGAAACGGCGGCGATTGGCTCTGGCTTACCGTCGCAGTGCAGTCGTCATCGCGGTCAGTGATGTCGCTCGTCAGTCCGCGATTCAATACTACGGGTTGCCAGAATCGCTGGTGCAAACGATTCGCAATCCCGTCGATGCGGATGCGATTCAGAGCCGGCGAGATAACTCGGAAATCCCGGACCGAGACTCTGGTGACGCGTTGAAGTTGGTGGTCGTGGGCAGGATGACGGAGGAAAAAGGGCATGCCACGCTGCTCGATGCGATTGAACGTTTGATGAGAGATTGGCCCGCTCCATTGCCGACGCTGCATTTTCGATTGATCGGTGACGGGCCACTTCGGGCGGGGCTGGAGTCACGGTGGAAAGACATGGTGTTGGCGGCGGGGCCAAAGGACACGATCCACCGAGTCGAATTTGCAGGGGCGATCCAGCCGGCGTCTACCGAAATCGCTGCAGCGGACGGGTTGGTGCTGCCGTCTCATTTCGAGGGGTTGCCGAACGTCGTTTTGGAGGCGTTTGTTCTTGGGACGCCCGTGGTGGCGACGCGAGCCGGAGGAACGGTGGAATTGCAGGGTTCGGCGGACGTTCCCACGTGTCATTGGGCCGTACCGAAGGATCCCGCCTCGCTGGCCGGAGCCATCCGCGAATTCGCGGGGCAGGCTGAGCAGCGACGCCTGCATGCTGTCAACGCGAACCGGTTCGTGTTGGTGAATCATGATCTGCGAGCCACGGTGGATCGGATCAGTGATCTGCTGATGAGTGCCGGAAAGTAG